The genomic region AAATTCATCGCTTTGAGCAGCTGTTAGATATTTCCGGATTGGTTGAGCGGAGTGTGGGTGGCATGATTGTGACTAAAATGAATGAGCAATTGTCTTCAAGCGAAAAAGGCCGAGACTATTCTGCCTTACTATAAGAAGTGTTATTTCTTACAATTGTACCTTTTATTGGTATAATAGAATTAAATCATTTAAGGAGGAATAATTATGGAAATTACACGTAAAGGTCAAGCAATTCCACTAGAAGGTACCGTACCAACAGTAGGGGAAGCTATTCCCTCATTTTCATTAACAACTATCAAAGGTGAAACGGTGAGTAATGAGACCTTAAAAGGTCAATTAGCAATATTGAGCGTTTTCCCTGACATCAATACAAGTGTATGCGACCAACAAACACGCACCTTTAATGAAAAGGCTGCTAATATTGATAATATCCAACTTATTTCAGTTTCTAGAAACACCAAGGAAGAATTGAACAACTGGTGCGCAGCACAAGGTTTAGACATGGAAATGTGGATTGACGATAAGGGTGAGTTTGGCCAAGCATTTGGAATTAATATGCCAAGTTTAGATAAACTAGCGCGTAGCGTTTTTGTGATTACAGCAGATGGGCTATTAGCTTACAAAGAAATTGTTCCAGAAATGGTTGAGGAACCAAACTACGATGCAGCAATAGGTGCGGCAAAAGATTTACTTTAAAAATGATTCATTTGATGATAGACTATCTAAGTAAAGATGCGATTGGACTAGGAAAAGTAATTTCGTAAACGTTACACAGAGAAAAAAGTGAATGGTGAGAGCTTTTTTAACGAACGCGATGAAAGTAGCCTAGGAGCAAGTGAAATGAAGGGGAACTGTGTAATTTTACTCGGAGATACCTCCGTTATCAAATTGAGAGATGGGTAGAGTATGCCCATAAGTTTAGGTGGTACCGCGAGTTAATCGTCCTGCATAGTTGCAGGGCGTTTTTTTTATTTAAATATGAAAGGATGAAAATGATGACAGTAGAAGAAAGTATGTCAACCAAATATCAACCCTTAGAAGTTGAAAAAGGTAAATATCAAGAGTGGGTTCACAATAAATTGTTCCGTCCAAATGGAAATATGGAGGCAAAACCTTACTCCATCGTTATTCCCCCACCAAATGTCACTGGCCGCTTACACTTAGGCCATGCATGGGATGTTACCTTACAAGATATGTTGATTCGTATGAAACGCATGCAAGGATATGACACCTTATGGTTACCAGGTATGGATCATGCAGGAATTGCAACGCAAGCTAAAGTGGAAGAGAAACTCGCTAAAGAAGGCATTTCTCGCTATGATTTAGGTCGAGAAGCTTTTGTTAACAAAGTATGGGAATGGAAAGAGGACTATGCCAGTGTTATCCGTGACCAATGGGAAAAAATGGGTATTTCTGTTGATTATGACCGTGAGCGTTTTACCTTAGACCAAGGGTTATCTGAATCGGTTCGAAAAGTCTTCGTCAAACTTTATGAAAAAGGGCTCATTTACCGTGGCGCTTATATCATTAACTGGGATCCAAAAGCACAAACGGCACTTTCGGATATCGAAGTGATTCATAAAGATGTCAATGGTGCTTTCTATCATTTCCGCTACCCTTTAGCGGATGGAACGGGCTATTTAGAATTAGCAACAACGCGTCCTGAGACAATGTTAGGAGATACTGCCGTGGCGGTTCATCCAGAAGATGAACGTTATAACCAACTAATTGGTAAATCAATTATGCTGCCATTAGTTAACCGCGAAATTCCAATTATAGCAGACGACTATGTTGATCGAGAATTTGGAACGGGTGTCGTTAAAATTACCCCGGCTCACGATCCTAATGACTTTGAAATTGGTTTACGCCATGATTTACAACAACTAGTTGTTATGAATAAAGATGCAACGATGAATGAATTAGCAGGGAAATACCAAGGTATGGATCGTTTTGTAGCGCGTAAAGCGATTGTAAAAGATATGGAAGAATTAGGACTTTTAGTTAAAGTTGAAGAAATGGTTCACAGTGTAGGTCATTCGGAGCGAACAGACGTAGTAGTAGAACCACGTATTTCAACCCAATGGTTTGTAAAAATGCAACCACTAGCTGAATCGGCGATGGCAAACCAAACGACAGATGATAAAGTTAATTTTTTCCCGGAACGATTTGAAGGAACCTTTATGCGGTGGATGGAAGGCGTCCATGATTGGGTTATTTCGCGTCAATTGTGGTGGGGACATCAAATACCAGCTTGGTATCATAAAGAAACAGGAGAAATGTTTGTCGGAATGGAGGGACCAGCGGATATAGAAAACTGGGAACAAGATCCAGATGTTTTGGATACTTGGTTTAGTTCTGCTCTATGGCCATTTTCAACGATGGGGTGGCCGGATGAAGAATCTGCTGACTTTAAGCGTTATTTCCCAACCAGTACCTTGGTGACCGGTTATGATATTATTTTCTTCTGGGTCAGTCGGATGATTTTCCAATCACTCGAATTTACTGACCAAGCACCATTTGAGAACGTTTTGATTCATGGCTTGATACGTGATGAAGATGGACGTAAAATGAGTAAATCATTAGGAAATGGTATTGATCCAATGGAAGTCATTGAACAATACGGAGCCGATGCCTTGCGTTGGTTCTTAGCCAATGGTTCGGCGCCAGGGCAAGATGTGCGCTTTAGTTATGAAAAGATGGATGCATCTTGGAACTTTATTAATAAAATTTGGAATGCCAGTCGCTATGTACTAATGAACTTGGACGGATTAACTTACAATCAGATTGATATCTCAGGGGAGAAAACACTGGCTGATAAATGGATCCTTTCTAAGTTAAATCGAACCATTGAAAAAGTTACCGAACTCTTTGATAAGTTTGAATTTGGAGAAGCTGGTAAGACACTTTATCATTTCATTTGGGATGATTATTGTGATTGGTACATCGAAATGACAAAAGAAGTGCTTCAAGGCGAGGACGAAACAGCCAAACATACAGCTCGTAGTGTACTAGCTTACGTTTTGGATAATATTTTACGTCTGCTACATCCAATTATGCCTTTTGTAACGGAAGAAATTTGGCAAAATGCACCGCATGAAGGAACGTCTATTGTGGTTGCGGATTACCCAACGTTTGATAAAGAATTCATTGATTCTGAATCTGAATCGGCAATGGATAAATTGATTGGATTGATACGTGGTGTTCGTAACATCCGTAATGAAATGAATACTCCACTATCTAAAAAAGTTCCGATGCAAATAAACGTTCTAGATGAAGAAACGGAAAGAATATTTACACAAAACCAAGCTTATATTATTCGTTTTTGTAACCCTGAAAGTCTAGAAATAGGTCAGAATATTGAAACCTCAGGTGAAACAGTAACGGCAATTATATCTGGTGGTGAGGTCCATATGCCTTTAGCTGGTTTAATTAAATTAGAAGATGAAATCACCCGTCTAAGTGGAGAAGCAGCTAAACTTGAAAAAGAAGTTGACCGAGTTGTTAAAAAACTTTCTAATGATAAGTTTATCAACAAGGCGCCACAAAAAGTTGTTGAAGCAGAACAAATCAAAGAAAAAGATTATCGTGAAAAATTAGCAACTGTAAAAGAGCGGATTGAAAAATTAAAAGAGCAACTATAAAAAATAAGAGATGGCTGAAAAATCAGCCATCTCTTTAGAGTGAAGGTGAAAAGGTGTTTACGACTTATGAAGAAGCACTGGATTGGATTCATACAAGAAGAGGTTTCGGACCAAAACCAGGTATACGACGAATGGAATGGTTAATGAACAAAATGAATCATCCTGAAAGAGACTTTCCATCCATCCATATTGCTGGAACGAATGGAAAGGGCTCAACAGTCGCTTATTTGACCAGTTTATTTCAAACAGCTGGCCATAGTGTAGGGAGTTTCACATCCCCTCATATTATGAAATTTAATGAGCGAATCAGCTTAAACGGAACGCCAATTTCTGACGAAACGGTTAGACAGTTAGCCAATGACCTCTATCCTTTATGTGAAGAAATTTCGCAGACTGAATTAGGCGGATTAACAGAATTTGAAGTCGTTACGGCTATGATGTTTCGCTATTTTTCAATGTCTCAACCAGATGTCGTTTTGATAGAGGTTGGCTTGGGTGGTCTTTATGATAGTACAAATATAGTCACTCCAGAGGTAACCATTATTACCACTATTGGTATGGATCATGTGCAAATATTAGGAAATAGTTTGGAAGAAATTGCCTTTCAAAAAGCTGGTATTCTTAAAAAAGGAGTTCCGGCTATTTTAGGAAATATTCCCGATACAGCTAAGAAAGTTATTTACGAGGTAGCTCAAGAGACTGAGAGTGGTGTTCAAGCTTATAAAGATGATTTTCAAGCGATTGATTTACCAAAAAAGCAGGCCTTTCATGAATACTTTAATTTTCAAAATTCAAACCAATTTATAGAAAATATTGCGATTAGCTTAATGGGACATCATCAAGTTGATAATGCGGCAACGGCTCTCCAGGCTTTTCTTTTATACTGTGATCGTTTGGGGTTAACATATTCCAAAGAGACGATTAGAAAAGGCTTTAAAGAAACTTTTTGGCCGGTACGGATGGAAATTATTTCTCAGAAGCCTTTTATTATTTTAGATGGTGCACATAACGAGCCAGCACTCAGTGCACTTTTAGAGACTATAGAGGGTAACTTTTCCGATAAAAAAATAAAAATACTCTTTGCGGCTTTGACGACAAAAGAGCTTGAAAAAATAGCCATATGGTTACAAAAAATTCCCAATCATGAAATACATCTTACAACGTTTGATTTTCCACGTGTTGCAAGCCTAGCTGATTTAAAGGAACGGATGGCTATTCCAAAAGCAATCTATCATGAAGACTGGAAACAAGCGTTAAATAGTCTGAAAGCAAACTTAACCGATGATGAAATCTTGCTTGTGACTGGCTCCTTGTACTTCCTATCTGATGTCCGGCATTTCTTTATGGATGATAGTTTGTCAAATTAAGTGCAACACCTCTTCCATAAAGACCTCGTGAGGCGTTCGGTAGCCAAGACATTTTCTTGGTCTATTATTAATCAGGTACAAAGCTTTTTGAAGTTCTTCCTGTTCCACATGATCAAAGTTGGTTCTCTTCGGAAAGAACTCCCTCAGGAGTCCATTACTGTTTTCATTGCTTCCTCGTTGCCAAGAAGAATAAGGATCTGCGAAATAAACAGGGATGCTTAAGTCTTCTTCAATGACAGGATAACAGCTGAATTCCTTTCCTCTGTCTGTCGTAAAACTTTGGAAGGCAGTTTCAGGAAAAAGCGTAGTCAGTTTTCGTATAGCCCCTTCCATTGAGGAAGCGGAACGGTTGGGAATTTTGATGGCGAGGTACCAGCGGCTTTTCCTCTCTAGGAAAGTAGCAACGCAACCTTTTGCCTGTCCGCGTCCTGATACGACGGTGTCCAGCTCCCAGTGACCGAAGGTCGTTCGCTTCTTGACGTCTTTTGGTCGTTTTGAAATAGAGGTTCCGATATTGAATCTTCCTCTGGTTTCTTTTGGTTTCTGTCGTTTGCCTTTTTGTCTCAGAACGGACAATGGAACTTGTAAGAGACCGTAATAGAGCCAGCGATAGATTGTTTTGAAAGAAATTTTCCCTTGAAATAGCCGGCCTACAATTTGTTCTGGAGACGAGGTAAGAGTTAGTTTTTCCTGAACCTTTTCTTTGATTTCAGAAGTCAACTTTGATTTTGCTCCACAGTTCGCTTTCTTTTGTTTATAGCGTTCCTGTGCCTGATCACACTGATAATATGGGTTCCTGTTCAGTTCCCGTGAAACAGAAGAAGGGGCACGACCAAGGATTCGAGCGATCCGGCGGATCGAAAAACCTAGATCACGAAGCGTTTCTATTTTTGAGCGTTCGGCTATGGTAAAATGAGTGTAGCTCATGGCGAGTCCTCCAGTCGAATGTTGTGTGGTAACTCCATTCTACACGAGGTCGTCATGGGTTTCTTTTATTTTACCTAGGTGTTGCACTTAATATTACAATTCATCGGATAAATAAAATAAAAAAACGTCATTTTACTTTTTTTGCATATTTATATCTATAGAAGGAAATAGAGGAGAGAAGATATGCAAGAGACAACATTAGTTCGAGAAGTTCCAAAATCATCACGACCACGTGAAAGACTAGCAAGCTATGGCGAAAAAGCACTTGCAACGCATGAATTGTTGGCAATTTTATTACGAACTGGTCCAAAAGATAGTAATGTTTTACAATTAGCGATGCGGGTATTAAATGAGTTTGAAGATCTTCACTCATTAAAAATGGCTTCAGTAGAAGAGCTGACAGCAATTAATGGTATCGGACCAACAAAAGCAATTGAAATCAAGGCTTGCATAGAGCTAGGATTACGCTTGGCTCATTCCTCCCAACTTAAAAGTGGAATTATTACCTCTACAAAAGCAGCCGGTGGTTTGTTTATGGAAGAGATGCGGGATCTACAGCAAGAGCATGTTATTGCACTTTATTTAAATACCAAAAATGAAATTATTAAAAAGAAAACAATCTTTGTGGGTAGCTTAAATAGCAGTGTGGCGCATCCGCGTGAAATATTTAGAGAAGCAGTTCGTTTTGCAGCAGCGCGAATTATTCTTGCCCATAATCATCCCTCGGGTAATCCAGAACCATCAGAGGCCGATTTAGTTTTTACAAGGAGAATGGTGGAGTGTGGTGAAATGATGGGGATTGATTTATTGGATCATTTTATTGTTGGAGACCAAAAATATATAAGCTTGAAAGAATACGGAATAATCTAGCACATTACTTGCAAACTTATCATTCTAACGGTATAATAAGCTTGTGTTTTTGTAAGGTAAAGAAAGTTATGTCGTGAACATTCCGATCGTACCATTTGCAAATAACATCAATATTTGTGCAAATTGCACGAGGAGGAATATTTACATGGAAAATGGAACAGTAAAATGGTTTAACTCAGAAAAAGGTTTTGGATTTATCGAACGTGAAAACGGAGAAGACGTATTCGTACATTTCTCAGCAATCAACAGCGATGGATTTAAAACATTAGAAGAAGGACAAGCAGTTTCTTTCGACATCGTTGAAGGCGATCGTGGACCTCAAGCATCAAACGTAGAAAAAATATAATTTTTTCAATCAATTGTAATGAAAAGTTGAGACATTTATATGTCTCGACTTTTTTTATTTTCTTAAAATATTAAAGATTTAATATAATTACGAATTTCTATTTTAAAGGACTTTTTTATGTTAAAATATGAGGGATGCTTTATTCAAAAAGAGGAAATGAGGTATAGAGGTGAATCAATTTTTCAATAATAAAAGAATGATCGTCTTATTAATTTCCGTTATTATTTTTATCAGTACAATTGCCTTCTCTATCACTCGTAGCCGAGAAGAAACGTCATCTTCGCAGTTGTTTATAAATGATATAACTAGTCTTGGGACAGCTATTTTAGCTAAACCAGGGGAGATAGCGGATAGTTTTGTGGACTCAGTGGATAATCTAATCCATACTTATGAAGAAAACCAACATCTAAAAAAGAAAATAGATGACTTAGAAAATATGCAAGCGAATCTGTATAGTCTTACAGAAGAAAACCAGGCTATGAAAGAAGAGTTAGCATTACAAAAAAACTTAACCGAATATACTAAAATTAATGCAACGGTTATTGCTCGAAATCCAGATACTTGGTTGGATCAAATTGTCATCGACAAAGGAAGTCGAGATGGTTTAGCAGTAGATATGTCTGTTATGTCAGGACAAGGACTGATTGGTCGTGTATCGGAAGTGAGTGCGACAACTGCTAAAGTATTACTGTTATCAACCAAAAATGCAGCTGCTAATCGTATCTCTGCAGAAATTCAAATGGCCGATTATACAATCCATGGTATTGTTGATAATTATGAGGAAAAGAGTCATTTATTAATTATGTCAGAGATCGACCCCAAAGCGAAAATCGAACTCGGGAAACAAATTGTTACTTCCGGTTTAGGTGGTATCTCTCCAAAAGGATTAGTCATTGGAACGGTAAAAGAAGTTAGAATGGATGAGCTTGGTTTATTCCAAGAGGTTACAATTGAACCTGCTGGAAATCTTTCGGATGCTTCTTTTGTAACAGTTATCGTTCGGGGGAGTGAGGTAATCGAGGAATGATTCGGAATCGTAAATTAAGCCATACCTACGTCATCCCGTTGATTATTTTTTTAGGATTGATTTTAGATGGCATTATTATGAATGTATTCTCCTCCCAATTAATCGATGGCAATTATGTGCTGGTACCGCGATTGATGATGGTATTATTAATTGTTTTATCGCTCTTATTTCCTAAACAGCCGCTCTTTTTTTATGCATTCATTTTTGGTGTTATTTATGACAGTTACTACGTAGGGGTAGTAGGAATTTATACGGCAGGTATTGTTTCTTGTATTTATCTTTTGAAACGAAGTCAAAAATATGTACAATTAACACCATTGGTTTTGTTATTGCTTTATTTTTTAAGTTTAAGTTATATTGAAATATTTTCTTTTACGACCTACACGATACTTAGTTTGGTTGATATGTCTTTCTTTCGATTTTTAATAACTCGTCTCGCACCCACCTTATTGTTAAATACGTTTTTCCTTGTTTTTACTTATTTGCCTTTGAGGAAGCTAAGTGATTGGATGTATCGTTAACTGAATTAAATCATAGAAAAAGTGTTTCATACTTGTCATTAAAAAAATATGTGTTATTATTACTCTACCTAAATGAAATGCCTAGAAGAGAAAAAGTAGTTTTCCAAACATTCAATAGAGAGTTTGCGCTTGGTGGAAGCAAACGTTTGAGGGAAATGAACACACATCTCTGAGCAAGCCTACCGAAAAGATTACGATCGCAAGTAAGTAGACTCGGGTGTGCCCGTTATCGCACTAACGTTTAATAAATGAACGTGACAAGGTAATATCTGTGAAGGTATTACAAATAAAGGTGGAACCACGAAGCAAATTTGCTATCGTCCTTTGATTTCCTATTATAGGGAATCAAAGGGCGATTTTTTTGTTGGACTGCAGCCGATGAAATACTGGTAAAACCCCATCGCTACCATTTCGCTAGGTATAAGAGCTATTTAAATTAGGAGGAAATAATCATGAAAAAACTGATAATGCTAGCAACTTCCACACTTTTACTAGCCGCATGTGGACAAGAAGTAGAAACAGAAACGACAGAATCCATAGTTGATGGTGCTTTAAAAGAGTCCTACATCATCGGTTTAGATGAAACGTTTGCACCAATGAGTTTTCGTGATGTCGAGGGTGATATTGTTGGTTTCGATGTAGATTTTGCAACGGAGATTGGTAAACTCAGTGGATTGCGTTTTGAATTTCAACCGATTGATTGGGTGATGAAAGAAACGGAATTAAATGCTGGTAATATTGATTTGATATGGAATGGTTATACTATTACGGAGGAGCGGAAGGAAAAAGTCGCTTTCAGTGATGCTTATTTAGAAAATTCCCAAATTATTGTGACGTTAAACGATAGTGACATTCAAAGTAATGAAGACTTAGCAGGACAAGTCGTCGCAACGCAACAAGCATCAGCAACTCTAAATGCGATGGAAGCGGATGAAACTGGTATTGTAGAAAAGTTTGATGGGGGAGAACCCATCCTTTATCCGACCTTTACAGATGTTTTTAACGATTTAGAAAGTGGCCGAAGTGACGCCATTGTAGTTGATGAAGTTTTGGGTCGTTACATTATGAAGCAAAAAGGTTCAGAAAAATTTAATGTTTTAACGGATAACTTTGGGGATGAAGAATACGGTGTAGGAATTCGAAAAGAAGACACTGCCCTACAAGAGGCTATAAATGAAGGTTTAGTTGAAATAAAAGAAAACGGTACATATGACACAATCTATCAAAAATGGTTTGCAAAATAAATGGAGACTTTTTTTCCACAAGAATAAAAAGGAGCGCTAAATATGGAACTTATACAAACAATTTGGCCATCATTAATGTCTGGCTTTCTTATCTCCCTGCGAATCTTTTTTATTGTAGGCCTAATCAGTATTCCTTTGGGTTTTTTAATCGCTGTGGTGCGCGTATACGCACCACGATGGATTGGGGCGCTTATTCAGGTATATATTTTTATAATGCGCGGAACTCCGCTATTACTGCAGTTAATGTTTTTCTTCTTTGGCCTTCCTTTTGTCGGAATTGTTATGGATCGTTTTACTGCAGCAATTTTAGCCTTTATCATTAATTATGCTGCTTATTATGCAGAGATATTCAGAGGAGGAATCATGGCGATTCCAAGGGATCAATTCGAATCGATTGATGTTTTAGGTATTGGCAAACTAAGAGGGTTTATTCGTATTATTATCCCCCAAGTTTTTCGAATCGTTTTACCATCAATCGGCAACGAAATTATATCTTTGGTCAAAGATACTTCCCTCGTTTATATATTGGGCATTGGTGAGCTATTACGGGCCGGACAAATCGCAGCTAATACCTATGCATCTTTAATCCCATTTTTAGGGGTAGGCGTTTTATATCTCGTAATTACTGGTATTATTACACTTATTTTAAATAGCCTTGAGTCTAGAAGAAAATTTTAGGAGGTGGTTAGCATGTTACTAGAAGCAAAAGAAATTTCAAAAAAATTCCAAGGGAAAACAATTTTATCAAACTTTTCGTTTAAAATTGATAAGGGTGATATCATCGTTTTAACCGGGCGATCAGGTACTGGTAAGACGACCCTCATGCGCATATTAAATAATTTAGAAACAGCAGACAGTGGCAGCTTAGCGATAGGTGACACGGTACTGTTCAGTCAAACAGAAAAAGGGGTGACTTATGCATCCCGTAAACAGCGGAAATTATTTCAAAACAAGATTGGAATGGTTTTTCAAGATTACGCCTTGTTTCCTAACTTAACAGTTCGCGAAAATCTCTTAGAAGCACCTTTGGCTCAGAAATTGGGCAGTAAAGCAGAAATTATCCAACGAGCAGAAGCATTAACAGAAGAAATGGGAATCACTGATCAAATGGATAAAATGCCATCACAACTTTCTGGTGGTCAAAAACAACGCGTCGCTATTGCCCGTGCCATGATGTTAAATCCCACGATATTATGTTTTGACGAACCCACATCGGCTTTAGACCGCGAATCAGCCGACAGTATTGGACAATTAATTAAGAAGATTGCAGAAAAAGGAACAGGTATTTTAATAGTAACCCATGATATTCCTTTTGGAGAAAAATATGGGACACGCGTTTTTTCTTCTTCTGATTTTATTAATAAGAGTTAAATAAAGCTTGTAAAAGATGTGAAGACTTGTATAATAATGGAGAACTAAAATAAAGAATGACGAGAGCATTCATTTTGAGGAGCGATTATTATGGATAAAAATAGAATACTTGTGCAACGTGCTGCAATAATAGGGTCAGGAACAGATGATTTAACAAACATGTTTCTGTCTCTTTCTTTGTCTTCAATTATAATTGATTTAGGAATTACCAACGTTCAAGCGGGATCCATTTCAACAATCACGAATTTTGGTATGTTGCTTGGTGGATTGGTATTTGGTTATTTGGCAGATAAATACGGGACCCTCAAGCTATTTAAAACGACTTTAATATTATTTGCATTAGCAACGGCTAGTATGTATTTTGCTACCAGTATGACCACAATTTACATACTACGTTTCTTGGCAGGAATTGGTACAGGTGGAGAGTACGGAATTGCTATTAGTCTCTTAGCTAAAGTCACTCCGTCTTCTAAAATGGGCAAAATGTCTGCTTATAATGGTGTCGCTGGAATGGTTGGGAATATTTTAGCAGCATTGTTAGCAAGTATTATTTTACCGACATTAGGCTGGAATTTTCTTTTCCTACTGGGTTTATTACCCTTATTGATTGTTGCTTGGGTACACTTCAATGTAAAGGATGATGTTCTTAATCAAACCGAGCATTCGGTTAAAGCAATTAAGCCCTCTTATAAAGAACTTTTTAAAACACCAAAACTCGCGCGTCAGACTTTTGCGCTTATGTTTATGGCGATTGTGCAAATTAGTGGCTACTTTGGGTTGATGAATTGGTTGCCACAAATCATGCAACAAAGTCTTGGGTTAACCGTGTCGGGAAGTTCTTTATGGATGATTGCGACTATAGTTGGGATGTCCGTTGGGATGATTTTTTTTGGGAGAACATTGGATGCTTTTGGCCCAAGATTAGCCTATAGTATATTTTTAATTGCTTCGGCCTCAGCCGTCTTTTTATTCACTCTAGTGACGAATGAATTTGCAATGTTAATCGGTGGCGCTTTGGTTGGCTTTTTTGTAAACGGAATGTTTGCTGGCTATGGAGCAATCGTTAGTAAATTATATCCCAAACACGTCCATTCAATGGCAAATAATCTTATTATAAATGTAGGACGAGCAGTGGGAGGGTTTTCCTCAATTATTATTGGCTTCCTAATGGATTTTGGGAATATCACCACAGTGATGATCTTTTTATCATGTAGTTATCTGGCAAGTTTTCTAGTTATGATGACGATTAAAGAATTTTCAAAACAACGGTACCAGTATGCGGTGATTAATATTGAGATTTAGTTTGACGGCTTCTAGCAAGTTTGGTATACTACCAATGTTGTAAATGTGTGCACCACAACTACAACCGCACGTAAAGAGTTGAAGTTCCTTTTGGACACTCTGGTCGGCGAGTCTAAGTATAATAAGGAGGTGCAGGAATATGTACGCAATTATAAAAACAGGTGGAAAACAATTAAAAGTTGAAGTTGGACAACCAATCTACATTGAAAAATTGAATGTTGATGCTGGAGAACAAGTAACTTTTGAAGAAGTTGTTTTTGTTGGTGGAGAAGACACTAAAATCGGTGCTCCTTTAGTAGAAGGCGCAACTGTTGTCGGAACTGTTGAAAAACAAGGCCGCGAGAAAAAAGTGACAACTTACAGATATATGAGAAGAAAAGATTCTCACCGTAAACAAGGTCATCGTCAACCTTATACTAAGGTTATGATCGAAGCAATTAACGCATAAGAGATGTGAACAGAATGATCATTGCAAAATTCATAGAAAATTCAAAGGGTCTGATTTACTCCTTTGAAATTACCGGACACGCAGGTTACGCTGAAGCGGGTGAGGACATTGTTTGTGCTGCCGTTTCTGTTTTAGCAATTGAAACAGTAAACAGCATCGACAAAATGGCGGATCATCAAATGTTTGTTGAAGAAGCAGATAATGATGGTGGTTATCTGTTTGCACAGATTAAACCTAACCTTTCAGAGAATCAAGCACAGGTGACACAAATTTTGCTCAAACATTTATATTTATCTCTTCAGGATGTTGCAACGACTTATCCTGATTATGTAACCATTGAGACTATCTAATAATTTAAATCTGTGCCAGGGAGGTGCAACTCATGTTGAAACTAAATCTACAATTATTCGC from Jeotgalibaca dankookensis harbors:
- the mreC gene encoding rod shape-determining protein MreC; translated protein: MNQFFNNKRMIVLLISVIIFISTIAFSITRSREETSSSQLFINDITSLGTAILAKPGEIADSFVDSVDNLIHTYEENQHLKKKIDDLENMQANLYSLTEENQAMKEELALQKNLTEYTKINATVIARNPDTWLDQIVIDKGSRDGLAVDMSVMSGQGLIGRVSEVSATTAKVLLLSTKNAAANRISAEIQMADYTIHGIVDNYEEKSHLLIMSEIDPKAKIELGKQIVTSGLGGISPKGLVIGTVKEVRMDELGLFQEVTIEPAGNLSDASFVTVIVRGSEVIEE
- the mreD gene encoding rod shape-determining protein MreD, whose amino-acid sequence is MIRNRKLSHTYVIPLIIFLGLILDGIIMNVFSSQLIDGNYVLVPRLMMVLLIVLSLLFPKQPLFFYAFIFGVIYDSYYVGVVGIYTAGIVSCIYLLKRSQKYVQLTPLVLLLLYFLSLSYIEIFSFTTYTILSLVDMSFFRFLITRLAPTLLLNTFFLVFTYLPLRKLSDWMYR
- a CDS encoding amino acid ABC transporter substrate-binding protein, which codes for MKKLIMLATSTLLLAACGQEVETETTESIVDGALKESYIIGLDETFAPMSFRDVEGDIVGFDVDFATEIGKLSGLRFEFQPIDWVMKETELNAGNIDLIWNGYTITEERKEKVAFSDAYLENSQIIVTLNDSDIQSNEDLAGQVVATQQASATLNAMEADETGIVEKFDGGEPILYPTFTDVFNDLESGRSDAIVVDEVLGRYIMKQKGSEKFNVLTDNFGDEEYGVGIRKEDTALQEAINEGLVEIKENGTYDTIYQKWFAK
- a CDS encoding amino acid ABC transporter permease, whose translation is MELIQTIWPSLMSGFLISLRIFFIVGLISIPLGFLIAVVRVYAPRWIGALIQVYIFIMRGTPLLLQLMFFFFGLPFVGIVMDRFTAAILAFIINYAAYYAEIFRGGIMAIPRDQFESIDVLGIGKLRGFIRIIIPQVFRIVLPSIGNEIISLVKDTSLVYILGIGELLRAGQIAANTYASLIPFLGVGVLYLVITGIITLILNSLESRRKF
- a CDS encoding amino acid ABC transporter ATP-binding protein yields the protein MLLEAKEISKKFQGKTILSNFSFKIDKGDIIVLTGRSGTGKTTLMRILNNLETADSGSLAIGDTVLFSQTEKGVTYASRKQRKLFQNKIGMVFQDYALFPNLTVRENLLEAPLAQKLGSKAEIIQRAEALTEEMGITDQMDKMPSQLSGGQKQRVAIARAMMLNPTILCFDEPTSALDRESADSIGQLIKKIAEKGTGILIVTHDIPFGEKYGTRVFSSSDFINKS
- a CDS encoding MFS transporter → MDKNRILVQRAAIIGSGTDDLTNMFLSLSLSSIIIDLGITNVQAGSISTITNFGMLLGGLVFGYLADKYGTLKLFKTTLILFALATASMYFATSMTTIYILRFLAGIGTGGEYGIAISLLAKVTPSSKMGKMSAYNGVAGMVGNILAALLASIILPTLGWNFLFLLGLLPLLIVAWVHFNVKDDVLNQTEHSVKAIKPSYKELFKTPKLARQTFALMFMAIVQISGYFGLMNWLPQIMQQSLGLTVSGSSLWMIATIVGMSVGMIFFGRTLDAFGPRLAYSIFLIASASAVFLFTLVTNEFAMLIGGALVGFFVNGMFAGYGAIVSKLYPKHVHSMANNLIINVGRAVGGFSSIIIGFLMDFGNITTVMIFLSCSYLASFLVMMTIKEFSKQRYQYAVINIEI
- the rplU gene encoding 50S ribosomal protein L21 produces the protein MYAIIKTGGKQLKVEVGQPIYIEKLNVDAGEQVTFEEVVFVGGEDTKIGAPLVEGATVVGTVEKQGREKKVTTYRYMRRKDSHRKQGHRQPYTKVMIEAINA
- a CDS encoding ribosomal-processing cysteine protease Prp, whose product is MIIAKFIENSKGLIYSFEITGHAGYAEAGEDIVCAAVSVLAIETVNSIDKMADHQMFVEEADNDGGYLFAQIKPNLSENQAQVTQILLKHLYLSLQDVATTYPDYVTIETI